One Ignavibacteriota bacterium DNA segment encodes these proteins:
- a CDS encoding alpha-ketoacid dehydrogenase subunit beta gives MATMTYIEALARGMWEEMERDPTVFLIGEDIGAYGGAFKATKGFQAHFGEERVIDTPLSEAAIVGASVGASLLGLRPVAEMQFADFVTCGFNQMVVNAAKTHYRWGLPVPMVLRLPTGGYIHGGPYHSTSPEAWFFHVPGLKIVAPSTPYDAKGLMKAAIRDNNPVIVLEFKYLYRRLKGEVPDTDYVVPIGKAELRRQGNDLTVVTYGTTTGFVLDAAERLAAEDGMEAAVVDLRSLMPWDKDRVLEAVRQSGKVLVVHEDAVTGGVGAEIAATIASESFRDLDAPVRRVGAADVPVPFAPALEEAVLPDTERILAAMKELARY, from the coding sequence ATGGCGACCATGACGTATATCGAAGCGCTTGCGCGGGGCATGTGGGAAGAAATGGAACGGGATCCGACCGTGTTCCTGATCGGGGAGGACATCGGCGCGTACGGCGGCGCGTTCAAGGCCACGAAAGGGTTCCAGGCGCACTTTGGCGAGGAGCGGGTGATCGACACGCCCCTCTCCGAAGCGGCGATCGTCGGCGCCTCTGTTGGTGCCTCGCTCCTCGGCCTGCGGCCCGTGGCGGAGATGCAATTCGCGGATTTCGTGACCTGCGGGTTCAATCAGATGGTGGTGAACGCAGCGAAGACGCACTACCGTTGGGGCCTGCCTGTGCCCATGGTCCTCCGGCTCCCGACCGGCGGATACATTCATGGTGGGCCGTATCACTCGACAAGTCCGGAGGCGTGGTTCTTTCACGTCCCCGGGTTGAAGATCGTGGCGCCGTCCACACCCTACGATGCGAAGGGGCTGATGAAGGCGGCGATCAGGGACAACAATCCGGTGATCGTGCTGGAGTTCAAGTATCTGTACCGGCGCCTGAAGGGTGAAGTGCCGGACACAGACTATGTGGTCCCGATCGGCAAGGCGGAACTCCGCAGGCAGGGCAACGACCTTACCGTGGTCACGTACGGGACCACGACCGGCTTCGTGCTCGATGCCGCGGAGCGGCTGGCTGCCGAGGATGGGATGGAGGCCGCGGTGGTGGATCTGCGGTCGCTGATGCCATGGGACAAGGACCGCGTGCTGGAGGCTGTACGGCAGAGCGGAAAGGTGCTTGTGGTGCACGAGGATGCGGTGACAGGAGGGGTGGGGGCGGAGATCGCTGCAACGATCGCGAGCGAATCCTTCCGCGACCTGGATGCGCCGGTGCGGCGTGTGGGGGCAGCCGATGTCCCTGTACCCTTTGCCCCAGCACTGGAAGAGGCGGTGTTGCCGGATACGGAACGTATCCTTGCGGCAATGAAGGAGCTTGCACGTTACTAG
- a CDS encoding thiamine pyrophosphate-dependent dehydrogenase E1 component subunit alpha, which translates to MTEHGLSHEQLLDLYYYLRLARSCDEAILRLYRQGKMVGGAYAGTGNEATAVGSAFALQSQDYLFPMHRDLGAHLVRGQTLEMVFLQQLGRAESLTRGRDGTGHYADPARRIYGNVSHLAAMIPVAAGVALASRMKNEHAVVLNYIGDGGCNVGDFHEGLNMAAVMKLPFVLIVENNQFAYSTPVAKQHAAERISDRAAGYGIPGVTIDGTDVLGVYEATRTAVERARRGEGPTLIESVTMRMQGHSASDDASYVPPGLLEEWKAKDPILRFDRALDAAGILTSSGRAGIESRIHDAIAHAVHVALEAPSPEANDAFAGVYAS; encoded by the coding sequence ATGACGGAACACGGACTGTCTCACGAGCAACTGCTCGATCTCTATTATTATCTCCGCCTTGCGCGTTCGTGCGACGAGGCGATACTCCGCCTGTACCGGCAGGGGAAGATGGTCGGCGGCGCGTATGCCGGCACGGGCAACGAGGCCACGGCCGTTGGCAGTGCGTTCGCCCTGCAGTCCCAGGACTATCTGTTCCCCATGCACCGCGACCTGGGGGCGCATCTTGTCCGTGGCCAGACGCTGGAGATGGTCTTCCTGCAACAGCTCGGCAGGGCAGAGAGTCTGACGCGTGGCCGCGATGGGACGGGACACTATGCCGATCCTGCGCGGCGCATCTACGGGAATGTGAGCCACCTTGCCGCCATGATCCCCGTCGCCGCCGGCGTGGCCCTGGCTTCCCGCATGAAGAACGAGCATGCCGTGGTATTGAATTACATCGGGGACGGCGGCTGCAACGTGGGTGATTTCCATGAAGGCCTGAACATGGCGGCCGTCATGAAATTGCCATTCGTCCTGATCGTCGAGAACAACCAGTTCGCGTATTCGACACCGGTGGCAAAGCAACACGCGGCGGAGCGGATCTCGGACCGTGCAGCGGGGTACGGGATCCCGGGCGTGACCATCGATGGGACCGATGTCCTCGGCGTGTATGAGGCCACCCGGACGGCGGTCGAGCGTGCGCGGCGCGGCGAGGGGCCCACGCTGATCGAATCGGTGACCATGCGTATGCAGGGGCACTCCGCTTCGGACGATGCCTCGTATGTGCCGCCCGGGCTGTTGGAAGAGTGGAAAGCAAAGGACCCGATCCTGCGTTTCGATCGGGCGCTTGACGCGGCCGGCATCCTGACGTCCTCCGGCCGGGCCGGGATCGAGTCGCGGATCCACGATGCGATCGCCCATGCAGTGCATGTGGCACTGGAAGCGCCATCCCCGGAAGCGAACGATGCGTTCGCAGGAGTGTACGCGTCCTGA